Proteins from a single region of Nocardioides anomalus:
- a CDS encoding YcaO-like family protein: MTDSAETGLSDVVGAYTEVLGRFGTVVDFRIDALDRTGLPVTSCSLLVDGALTHHGNGYAATPEAARVGGLGELVEGVVGAQGVARLRRAAETGSRRDLVRRYGAEGVVDPRTLALPAGADWSEDRPVEWVTFADVRTGAPVRVPVEMAASDAGELAGAPAPLLPPVTNGLGAGLDADRAVAHGIGEVLQRHTNGLRFRALDRLSPVVPEEGLPPAVLDLLGRLRASGIDPVLKLAASELGVCSTYAVARDEAPADKIVVTACGEAAHPDPATSLVKALLELANSRARKAFCFGRADAARALMPAAYRDHLDPHPGDERAVAAMRGWAELPTAELADLVAPDTSRTTTVAALTPPGPALTDPSPAGTLAHLLAALDGHDVLAAVTEVDGVVAAKVLVTGLDVETLSHGRIGEHGVRTSLEHDLDLVRLGPAPVGEHDARVHLSEETQERLGGPAWFSYPAADRIVGPLYSLYREPGRHSVEV, translated from the coding sequence GTGACGGACAGCGCGGAGACCGGCCTGAGCGACGTCGTCGGCGCCTACACCGAGGTGCTGGGCCGGTTCGGGACGGTGGTCGACTTCCGCATCGACGCCCTGGACCGCACCGGCCTCCCCGTGACCAGCTGCTCGCTGCTCGTGGACGGGGCGCTGACCCACCACGGCAACGGGTACGCCGCGACCCCGGAGGCGGCTCGGGTCGGCGGCCTGGGCGAGCTGGTGGAGGGGGTGGTCGGCGCCCAGGGCGTCGCGCGGCTCCGGCGGGCCGCCGAGACCGGCAGCCGGCGCGACCTGGTGCGCCGCTACGGCGCGGAGGGGGTCGTCGACCCGCGGACGCTCGCGCTCCCGGCCGGCGCGGACTGGTCGGAGGACCGGCCGGTGGAGTGGGTGACGTTCGCCGACGTGCGGACCGGCGCACCGGTCCGGGTCCCCGTGGAGATGGCGGCCAGCGACGCCGGCGAGCTCGCCGGCGCGCCCGCCCCCCTGCTGCCTCCGGTCACCAACGGGCTCGGCGCCGGGCTGGACGCCGACCGGGCCGTCGCGCACGGCATCGGCGAGGTGCTGCAGCGCCACACCAACGGGCTGAGGTTCCGCGCGCTCGACCGGCTCTCGCCGGTGGTGCCGGAGGAGGGGTTGCCGCCGGCGGTGCTGGACCTGCTCGGCCGGCTGCGGGCGAGCGGGATCGACCCCGTGCTCAAGCTCGCGGCCAGCGAGCTCGGCGTCTGCTCGACGTACGCCGTGGCGCGGGACGAGGCGCCCGCCGACAAGATCGTGGTCACCGCGTGCGGTGAGGCCGCGCACCCGGACCCGGCCACCAGCCTGGTCAAGGCGCTGCTCGAGCTGGCCAACTCACGGGCGCGCAAGGCCTTCTGCTTCGGCCGGGCCGACGCGGCCCGGGCCCTCATGCCGGCGGCGTACCGCGACCACCTCGACCCGCACCCGGGCGACGAGCGCGCGGTGGCGGCGATGCGCGGCTGGGCCGAGCTGCCCACCGCGGAGCTGGCCGACCTGGTCGCTCCGGACACCAGCCGCACGACCACCGTCGCCGCCCTGACGCCGCCCGGACCGGCCCTCACCGACCCGTCACCGGCGGGCACGTTGGCCCACCTGCTGGCCGCCCTCGACGGCCACGACGTGCTGGCCGCGGTGACCGAGGTCGACGGCGTGGTCGCGGCCAAGGTGCTCGTCACGGGGCTCGACGTGGAGACGCTCTCGCACGGACGGATCGGTGAGCACGGCGTGCGCACCTCGCTCGAGCACGACCTGGACCTGGTCCGCCTCGGGCCCGCGCCGGTCGGCGAGCACGACGCGCGCGTGCACCTCAGCGAGGAAACGCAGGAGCGGCTCGGCGGCCCGGCATGGTTCTCCTACCCGGCGGCCGACCGCATCGTC
- a CDS encoding polysaccharide deacetylase family protein — protein MTRADHEHDFSDADRDSDADPSALRRLVIDQFLEPGGAAVRLFTTATLGEAGEDPFSSDAYARQSAQGEGMVAGTEPLTGSPVIAVNYHEIAEENRGAVEERLRRLRDLGPVLDPDVDVTGAHGPRIVVGVYDCYRDATLHATDLCHRLGLRAWVFPVFEAGDEPGTAGVTDAELADIAEVHELGFHTASHVRVDQVGEANVDREVRDVVARLTELAGRPPRLGAWRGGSRWDERHLGDRVLRELGVRYVMSNWALERVGR, from the coding sequence GTGACCAGGGCCGACCACGAGCACGACTTCAGCGACGCCGACCGCGACAGCGACGCGGACCCCTCGGCGCTGCGGCGGCTGGTGATCGACCAGTTCCTCGAGCCGGGCGGTGCCGCGGTCCGGCTGTTCACCACCGCGACGCTGGGCGAGGCGGGGGAGGACCCGTTCTCCAGCGACGCCTACGCCCGGCAGTCGGCCCAGGGCGAGGGGATGGTGGCCGGCACCGAGCCGCTGACCGGGTCGCCGGTGATCGCGGTGAACTACCACGAGATCGCGGAGGAGAACCGCGGCGCGGTCGAGGAGCGGCTGCGGCGGCTGCGCGACCTGGGCCCGGTCCTCGACCCCGACGTCGACGTCACCGGGGCGCACGGCCCGCGGATCGTGGTGGGCGTCTACGACTGCTACCGCGACGCCACCCTCCACGCCACCGACCTGTGCCACCGGCTCGGGCTGCGCGCCTGGGTCTTCCCGGTCTTCGAGGCCGGTGACGAGCCCGGCACCGCCGGCGTCACCGACGCCGAGCTGGCCGACATCGCCGAGGTCCACGAGCTCGGCTTCCACACGGCCAGCCACGTCCGCGTCGACCAGGTCGGCGAGGCGAACGTCGACCGCGAGGTCCGCGACGTGGTCGCCCGGCTGACCGAGCTGGCCGGCCGCCCGCCGCGGCTCGGCGCCTGGCGCGGCGGCTCCCGCTGGGACGAGCGCCACCTCGGCGACCGCGTCCTGCGCGAGCTGGGCGTGCGGTACGTGATGAGCAACTGGGCCCTGGAGCGGGTCGGTCGGTGA
- a CDS encoding ABC transporter substrate-binding protein — MTISRRALLGTAGAAALAGLTSGCRGLTERVSTTSGGSRNTLTFQTWGADAEAAAFQKLVSQFEDAHRGVTVDLQVVPYSEMFTGIDAGLQSGTAPDVFRVDYLTMGLYSSTDQLLDVTDALGSLDATLGDDLLPGLARAVQYDGRTYGVPQQTDTSAVLVRTDALAAAGLTALPDSLDAAWSWEEFGDVADQLADGLDDGRLPFAVNWQQAGAYRWLSWLFQADGRLYDEGLDGSAIDSDAGRKALEFTASFFERGWVPQGTSTKGATYPDTLFASGDLAMLFAGNFLLPTLQDTIGDRFEYVATYPPRDVRAAGDLGGNALVATRTARNPELAAEFLSFMAGRDQMAAFCAEAVLLPTRQSLIEQGLEFAVRPDLMPVFLDQATTLTEEDIAQVTTPTFAEINLALQNELEETFVGGRSIDDTLSALADAVAETTSLTS; from the coding sequence ATGACGATCAGCCGGCGGGCGCTCCTCGGGACCGCCGGTGCCGCCGCTCTGGCCGGTCTCACGTCGGGCTGTCGCGGACTCACCGAGCGCGTCTCGACGACCAGCGGCGGCAGCCGGAACACGCTCACCTTCCAGACCTGGGGCGCGGACGCCGAGGCGGCGGCGTTCCAGAAGCTGGTCTCGCAGTTCGAGGACGCCCACCGCGGCGTCACCGTCGACCTGCAGGTCGTGCCCTACTCCGAGATGTTCACCGGCATCGACGCAGGGCTCCAGTCGGGCACCGCGCCGGACGTCTTCCGCGTGGACTACCTGACCATGGGGCTCTACTCCAGCACCGACCAGCTGCTCGACGTCACCGACGCCCTCGGCTCGCTCGACGCCACGCTCGGCGACGACCTGCTGCCCGGCCTGGCCCGCGCGGTGCAGTACGACGGCCGCACCTACGGCGTGCCGCAGCAGACCGACACCAGCGCGGTGCTGGTCCGCACCGACGCACTCGCGGCGGCCGGCCTCACCGCCCTGCCGGACTCGCTCGACGCGGCGTGGTCGTGGGAGGAGTTCGGCGACGTCGCCGACCAGCTCGCCGACGGCCTCGACGACGGGCGGCTGCCCTTCGCGGTCAACTGGCAGCAGGCCGGCGCCTACCGCTGGCTCAGCTGGCTGTTCCAGGCCGACGGCCGCCTCTACGACGAGGGCCTGGACGGCTCGGCCATCGACTCCGACGCCGGCCGCAAGGCCCTGGAGTTCACCGCGTCGTTCTTCGAGCGCGGCTGGGTGCCGCAGGGCACGTCGACCAAGGGCGCGACGTACCCCGACACGCTCTTCGCCTCCGGCGACCTGGCCATGCTGTTCGCGGGCAACTTCCTGCTCCCCACGCTCCAGGACACCATCGGCGACCGGTTCGAGTACGTCGCGACGTACCCGCCCCGCGACGTGCGGGCCGCCGGCGACCTCGGCGGCAACGCGCTGGTGGCGACCAGGACCGCACGCAACCCGGAGCTGGCCGCCGAGTTCCTCTCCTTCATGGCCGGCCGCGACCAGATGGCGGCGTTCTGCGCCGAGGCGGTGCTGCTGCCGACCCGGCAGTCGCTCATCGAGCAGGGGCTGGAGTTCGCGGTGCGACCCGACCTGATGCCGGTCTTCCTCGACCAGGCCACCACCCTCACCGAGGAGGACATCGCGCAGGTGACCACGCCGACGTTCGCCGAGATCAACCTCGCCCTGCAGAACGAGCTCGAGGAGACCTTCGTGGGTGGCCGCTCGATCGACGACACCCTGAGTGCCCTGGCCGACGCGGTCGCCGAGACCACGAGCCTCACGTCGTGA
- a CDS encoding carbohydrate ABC transporter permease, translated as MSVAEPVSGTAPRASDELVRDGATPPRTTRSARLREAVAAWTFLSPNLLLLAVFLFLPLVWAVLLSFQRARSFGPSSWAGLANYERLLQDGVFWRSLLNTVIFTAATVPLSVLIGLGLALLMDKALPARGLFRTVVYLPIVVSTLVTSLVGLLLFDESIGVLNGMLADLGVGPVSWQTDGTLAMVSVVLMTLWTRVGFAMVVYLAALQDVPEDVVEAARVDGAGSWATVRQIVVPMLRSTTLFLVVVNVIWSFQIFDVVYVMTNGGPGYATSMLVTYAYEEGFGPPRNFGYGATVGVVLFLLTLVITLVQFRIQRRSGEES; from the coding sequence GTGAGCGTCGCCGAGCCGGTGTCCGGCACCGCCCCCCGCGCCTCCGACGAGCTGGTCCGCGACGGGGCCACGCCACCGCGGACCACCCGGTCCGCCCGGCTCCGCGAGGCGGTCGCGGCCTGGACCTTCCTCTCGCCCAACCTGCTGCTGCTCGCCGTCTTCCTGTTCCTGCCGCTGGTGTGGGCCGTGCTGCTGTCCTTCCAGCGCGCCCGCTCCTTCGGGCCCTCGTCGTGGGCCGGGCTGGCCAACTACGAGCGGCTGCTGCAGGACGGCGTGTTCTGGCGCTCGCTGCTCAACACCGTGATCTTCACCGCGGCCACCGTGCCGCTGAGCGTGCTCATCGGCCTCGGCCTCGCGCTGCTCATGGACAAGGCCCTGCCGGCCCGCGGGCTGTTCCGGACCGTGGTCTACCTCCCGATCGTGGTCAGCACGCTGGTCACCTCGCTGGTCGGGCTGCTGCTCTTCGACGAGTCGATCGGCGTGCTCAACGGCATGCTGGCCGACCTCGGCGTCGGGCCGGTCTCGTGGCAGACCGACGGCACGCTCGCGATGGTCTCGGTCGTCCTCATGACGCTGTGGACCCGCGTCGGGTTCGCGATGGTCGTCTACCTCGCCGCCCTGCAGGACGTGCCCGAGGACGTCGTGGAGGCGGCCCGCGTCGACGGCGCCGGCAGCTGGGCGACGGTCCGGCAGATCGTGGTGCCCATGCTGCGCTCGACCACGCTGTTCCTCGTCGTGGTCAACGTGATCTGGTCCTTCCAGATCTTCGACGTGGTCTACGTGATGACCAACGGCGGCCCGGGCTACGCGACCTCGATGCTGGTGACCTACGCCTACGAGGAGGGCTTCGGCCCGCCGCGCAACTTCGGGTACGGCGCCACGGTCGGCGTCGTGCTGTTCCTTCTGACCCTGGTCATCACCCTGGTGCAGTTCCGCATCCAGCGGCGCTCCGGAGAGGAGTCCTGA
- a CDS encoding carbohydrate ABC transporter permease, with amino-acid sequence MPTWLRFTICTVVTAVMAFPLYAMVVVAFTPKEAIFDGGSHLWPSAWTTQNFRNLFDQFPVWTWFGNSLVVAGLTTLLSVSVNLAAGFALAKLRFRGRTVVFVLVLSTLMVPAQAIMIPQFKVVSALGLFGLFWAVILPSASTALGVFLARQFMLSIPDELLEAAKMDGCTPFGTFVRVVLPLCKPLIAVMTLLAFMSQWNDFLWPLITLRVPDLYTLPVSLRFLQGQYDADYGGLMAMALMSCLPLVVLFVVLQRYFVAGFARSGIK; translated from the coding sequence GTGCCCACCTGGCTGAGGTTCACGATCTGCACGGTCGTCACCGCGGTGATGGCGTTCCCGCTCTACGCGATGGTCGTGGTGGCGTTCACGCCCAAGGAGGCCATCTTCGACGGCGGCAGCCACCTGTGGCCGAGCGCCTGGACCACGCAGAACTTCCGCAACCTCTTCGACCAGTTCCCGGTGTGGACCTGGTTCGGCAACTCGCTGGTCGTGGCCGGGCTGACCACGCTGCTCTCGGTCTCGGTCAACCTGGCCGCGGGCTTCGCGCTGGCCAAGCTCCGCTTCCGCGGTCGCACGGTCGTGTTCGTCCTGGTCCTCAGCACGCTCATGGTCCCGGCCCAGGCGATCATGATCCCGCAGTTCAAGGTGGTCTCCGCGCTCGGGCTGTTCGGCCTTTTCTGGGCGGTGATCCTCCCGTCGGCCTCGACCGCGCTCGGGGTCTTCCTGGCCCGCCAGTTCATGCTCTCGATCCCCGACGAGCTGCTCGAGGCGGCCAAGATGGACGGCTGCACGCCGTTCGGGACCTTCGTGCGCGTCGTGCTGCCGCTGTGCAAGCCGCTCATCGCGGTGATGACCCTGCTCGCCTTCATGAGCCAGTGGAACGACTTCCTGTGGCCGCTCATCACACTGCGCGTGCCCGACCTCTACACACTGCCGGTCTCGCTGCGCTTCCTGCAGGGCCAGTACGACGCCGACTACGGCGGGCTGATGGCCATGGCGCTGATGTCGTGCCTGCCGCTGGTCGTGCTGTTCGTGGTGCTCCAGCGCTACTTCGTGGCCGGCTTCGCGCGCTCCGGGATCAAGTAG
- a CDS encoding ABC-F family ATP-binding cassette domain-containing protein — translation MGHVDVAGVSFELPDGRVLLDDVSFRVGEGAKVALVGANGAGKTTLLKIVTGDLTPHAGAVTRSGGLGVMRQMVGAGLGPDATVADLLLSVSPPRVRAAAAAVHRCELTLMEADDEKSQMAYAEALAEYADAGGYDVEVVWDVCTVAGLGVAYEKAKYRELRTLSGGEQKRLVLEFLLRGPDQVLLLDEPDNFLDVPGKIWLEHRIRESEKTILYVSHDRELLDNTATRVVTVELGAAGNTVWTHPGGFSSYHEARKDRFARFEEMRKRWDEEHAKIKALVLRLKIKSEYNDGMASQYKAAQTRLRKFEEAGPPMEQPREQQVQMRLKGGRTGKRAVVCEQLELTGLMQPFDLEVWYGERVAVLGSNGSGKSHFLRLLAAGGSDPDVEHRPVEDVAIEPVRHRGKAKLGARVRPGWFVQTHEHPELVGRTLVEILHRGDGRPDGRTGMGREQAARVLDRYELAHAAEQRFESLSGGQQARFQILLLELSGATLLLLDEPTDNLDVQSAEALEAGLEAFDGTVVAVTHDRWFARGFDRFLVYGEDGSVYESPTPVWDEGRVARAR, via the coding sequence GTGGGACACGTCGACGTCGCAGGGGTGAGTTTCGAGCTGCCCGACGGGCGGGTGCTGCTCGACGACGTGTCCTTCCGCGTGGGCGAGGGCGCCAAGGTCGCGCTGGTCGGCGCCAACGGCGCCGGCAAGACCACGCTGCTGAAGATCGTCACCGGCGACCTGACCCCCCACGCCGGTGCGGTCACCCGCAGCGGCGGCCTGGGCGTGATGCGCCAGATGGTCGGCGCCGGCCTGGGCCCGGACGCCACCGTGGCCGACCTGCTGCTCAGCGTCAGCCCGCCGCGCGTCCGCGCGGCCGCGGCCGCCGTGCACCGCTGCGAGCTCACGCTCATGGAGGCCGACGACGAGAAGAGCCAGATGGCCTACGCCGAGGCGCTCGCGGAGTACGCCGACGCCGGCGGCTACGACGTCGAGGTGGTCTGGGACGTCTGCACCGTCGCCGGTCTCGGCGTGGCCTACGAGAAGGCGAAGTACCGCGAGCTGCGCACCCTGTCCGGCGGCGAGCAGAAGCGGCTGGTCCTGGAGTTCCTGCTCCGCGGCCCCGACCAGGTGCTGCTGCTCGACGAGCCGGACAACTTCCTCGACGTGCCCGGCAAGATCTGGCTCGAGCACCGGATCCGCGAGTCCGAGAAGACGATCCTCTACGTCAGCCACGACCGCGAGCTGCTCGACAACACCGCGACCCGCGTGGTGACCGTCGAGCTCGGCGCCGCCGGCAACACGGTGTGGACGCACCCGGGCGGCTTCTCGTCGTACCACGAGGCCAGGAAGGACCGGTTCGCGCGCTTCGAGGAGATGCGCAAGCGCTGGGACGAGGAGCACGCCAAGATCAAGGCGCTGGTGCTCCGGCTCAAGATCAAGTCGGAGTACAACGACGGCATGGCCAGCCAGTACAAGGCGGCCCAGACCCGGCTCCGCAAGTTCGAGGAGGCCGGGCCGCCGATGGAGCAGCCGCGCGAGCAGCAGGTGCAGATGCGCCTCAAGGGCGGTCGCACCGGCAAGCGCGCCGTCGTCTGCGAGCAGCTCGAGCTCACCGGGCTGATGCAGCCCTTCGACCTCGAGGTCTGGTACGGCGAGCGCGTGGCCGTGCTCGGCTCCAACGGCTCCGGCAAGTCGCACTTCCTGCGGCTGCTCGCGGCCGGCGGGTCCGACCCCGACGTCGAGCACCGCCCGGTCGAGGACGTCGCGATCGAGCCGGTCCGCCACCGCGGGAAGGCCAAGCTGGGCGCCCGCGTCCGGCCGGGCTGGTTCGTGCAGACCCACGAGCACCCCGAGCTGGTCGGGCGCACCCTCGTCGAGATCCTGCACCGCGGCGACGGCCGGCCCGACGGACGAACCGGCATGGGCCGCGAGCAGGCCGCGCGGGTGCTGGACCGCTACGAGCTGGCGCACGCCGCCGAGCAGCGCTTCGAGTCGCTCAGCGGCGGCCAGCAGGCGCGCTTCCAGATCCTGCTGCTCGAGCTCTCCGGCGCCACCCTGCTGCTGCTCGACGAGCCCACCGACAACCTCGACGTGCAGTCCGCCGAGGCCCTCGAAGCCGGGCTCGAGGCGTTCGACGGCACGGTCGTCGCCGTCACCCACGACCGGTGGTTCGCCCGCGGCTTCGACCGGTTCCTGGTCTACGGCGAGGACGGCTCGGTCTACGAGTCGCCCACGCCGGTCTGGGACGAGGGCCGCGTGGCGCGCGCGCGGTGA
- a CDS encoding GNAT family N-acetyltransferase → MSLRIEAVDPADPAGFAPFYEVYAAACRHGAAGEFATVWQPEELRLALTDDERTFRLGWNGWLGDRVVATGWLQGSKLDNLDLADVLVCCPPQDRGRGHAAELLSHVEGQARARGRSRLVGEVTWPSAWGGAGAGSEDLAWARRQGFALGLVDVQRRLALPVAEAHLDALAAEAAPHHAAYSLRSFTGPVPGDLVEQWAALAATLMTEAPMGDIEREAEHPGVDALRAGEALLAAQGRVKVSTGALSADGELVAYTDIAVTVHESERAYQWGTLVSPAHRGHRLGLAVKVANLRLLQESHPQLTTVVTYNADVNAPMVAVNGHLGFRPVAWLGELQKRL, encoded by the coding sequence GTGAGCCTGCGCATCGAGGCCGTCGACCCGGCCGACCCGGCCGGCTTCGCGCCGTTCTACGAGGTGTACGCCGCCGCCTGCCGGCACGGCGCGGCCGGCGAGTTCGCCACCGTGTGGCAGCCCGAGGAGCTCCGGCTCGCGCTGACCGACGACGAGCGGACCTTCCGGCTCGGGTGGAACGGCTGGCTGGGCGACCGGGTGGTGGCCACCGGGTGGCTGCAGGGCTCGAAGCTGGACAACCTCGACCTCGCGGACGTGCTGGTCTGCTGCCCGCCACAGGACCGCGGCCGCGGCCACGCCGCCGAGCTGCTCTCCCACGTCGAGGGGCAGGCGCGGGCCCGGGGCCGGTCCCGCCTGGTCGGCGAGGTGACCTGGCCCTCCGCGTGGGGCGGGGCGGGCGCCGGCTCCGAGGACCTGGCCTGGGCGCGGCGGCAGGGCTTCGCGCTCGGGCTCGTCGACGTGCAGCGCCGGCTCGCGCTCCCCGTGGCCGAGGCCCACCTGGACGCGCTGGCCGCCGAGGCCGCCCCGCACCACGCGGCCTACTCGCTGCGGTCCTTCACCGGTCCGGTGCCCGGCGACCTGGTCGAGCAGTGGGCGGCGCTGGCCGCGACCCTCATGACCGAGGCGCCGATGGGCGACATCGAGCGCGAGGCCGAGCACCCGGGCGTCGACGCGCTCCGGGCGGGCGAGGCGCTGCTGGCCGCGCAGGGCCGGGTCAAGGTCAGCACCGGCGCGCTGAGCGCCGACGGGGAGCTGGTCGCCTACACCGACATCGCGGTGACCGTCCACGAGTCCGAGCGCGCCTACCAGTGGGGCACGCTCGTGAGCCCGGCCCACCGAGGCCACCGGCTCGGGCTCGCGGTCAAGGTGGCCAACCTGCGGCTGCTGCAGGAGTCCCACCCGCAGCTCACGACCGTGGTCACCTACAACGCCGACGTCAACGCCCCGATGGTCGCGGTCAACGGGCACCTCGGCTTCCGGCCCGTGGCCTGGCTGGGCGAGCTGCAGAAGCGGCTCTGA
- a CDS encoding S1C family serine protease, which produces MNDSGDTNPLPPPPGNPPAWRPATPAPQTNPYATQPAPGPAQGPVGPSPLVRESRRRRSAFAAGIVAAALVVGGGAGVGGAAAYSAWQDDGGGNSSAVATSPVKTSKVVDAPSSPAGTDSVEAVAAKVLPSVVKIDVSGAQGAGSGSGIILSSDGQILTNNHVVALAGNDGKLTVTFNDGSHADATILGTDPLTDTALIQAQGVSGLTPATIGTSTDLQVGQGVVAIGSPLGLQATVTSGIVSALNRPVNVGTDEQQNATVYPAIQTDAAINPGNSGGALVDLNGNVVGINAAIATAGQSAGGESGNIGVGFAIPMDEVMPIVAQMAKGETPTHARLGVSVAQSSAQQDGATLSDGATIQQVNDGSTAQKAGIAAGDVITKVDDHLITDADSLIATIRSYRPGDQVTVTYTHEGQAKTATLTLDSDSEASNS; this is translated from the coding sequence GTGAACGACTCCGGCGACACCAACCCGCTCCCCCCGCCGCCCGGCAACCCGCCGGCCTGGCGCCCGGCCACCCCGGCCCCGCAGACCAACCCGTACGCCACCCAGCCCGCTCCGGGTCCGGCCCAGGGGCCTGTCGGCCCCTCGCCCCTGGTGCGCGAGTCCCGCCGGCGCCGCTCGGCGTTCGCGGCCGGCATCGTCGCCGCCGCGCTCGTCGTCGGCGGTGGCGCCGGGGTCGGCGGCGCCGCGGCGTACTCCGCCTGGCAGGACGACGGCGGCGGCAACAGCTCCGCCGTGGCCACCAGCCCGGTGAAGACCTCCAAGGTCGTCGACGCTCCCTCTTCGCCCGCCGGCACCGACAGCGTCGAGGCCGTGGCCGCGAAGGTGCTGCCGTCGGTCGTCAAGATCGACGTGAGCGGCGCGCAGGGCGCCGGGTCCGGCTCGGGCATCATCCTCAGCTCCGACGGCCAGATCCTGACCAACAACCACGTGGTCGCGCTGGCCGGCAACGACGGCAAGCTCACGGTCACCTTCAACGACGGCAGCCACGCCGACGCCACCATCCTGGGCACCGACCCGCTGACCGACACCGCGCTCATCCAGGCCCAGGGCGTCTCCGGGCTCACGCCGGCCACCATCGGCACGTCCACCGACCTCCAGGTCGGCCAGGGCGTCGTGGCCATCGGCTCGCCGCTCGGCCTGCAGGCCACGGTGACCAGCGGCATCGTCAGCGCGCTCAACCGCCCGGTCAACGTGGGCACCGACGAGCAGCAGAACGCGACCGTCTACCCCGCGATCCAGACCGACGCGGCTATCAACCCCGGCAACTCCGGCGGTGCGCTGGTCGACCTGAACGGCAACGTGGTCGGCATCAACGCGGCCATCGCGACGGCCGGGCAGAGCGCGGGCGGCGAGAGCGGCAACATCGGCGTCGGCTTCGCGATCCCGATGGACGAGGTCATGCCGATCGTGGCCCAGATGGCCAAGGGCGAGACCCCGACCCACGCCCGGCTCGGCGTCTCGGTCGCGCAGAGCTCCGCGCAGCAGGACGGCGCCACGCTGTCGGACGGCGCGACCATCCAGCAGGTCAACGACGGCTCGACGGCCCAGAAGGCCGGCATCGCCGCCGGTGACGTCATCACCAAGGTCGACGACCACCTCATCACCGACGCCGACTCGCTGATCGCCACCATCCGGTCCTACCGGCCCGGCGACCAGGTCACCGTCACCTACACCCACGAGGGCCAGGCCAAGACGGCCACCTTGACCCTCGACTCAGATTCGGAGGCGTCCAACTCCTAG